One Microbacterium sp. W4I20 DNA window includes the following coding sequences:
- a CDS encoding GyrI-like domain-containing protein yields the protein MAIDSPKPLDPKKTLDSYRATRGAIRLVEVPPLQYLMVDGAGDPNVAPAFGEAVSALYPVAYTLKFASRRELGIDTVVMPLEGLWHAPDMASFTSRRDKSTWLWTLMIMVPDHVTPEMFADAVRTVQKKSEKKKEPLPALASLRLETLEEGLCAQTLHVGAFDDEGPVLADVHDRFIPEHGLRMRARHHEIYLSDRRRVEPAKLRTILRQPVEPVA from the coding sequence ATGGCGATCGATTCCCCGAAGCCGCTCGACCCGAAGAAGACCCTCGACTCCTATCGGGCCACACGCGGCGCGATCCGGCTGGTCGAGGTGCCGCCGCTGCAGTATCTGATGGTCGACGGCGCCGGCGACCCGAACGTGGCGCCCGCCTTCGGTGAGGCGGTGAGTGCGCTGTACCCGGTCGCGTACACGCTGAAGTTCGCGAGTCGCCGCGAGCTGGGCATCGACACCGTCGTGATGCCGCTCGAAGGCCTGTGGCATGCCCCCGATATGGCGTCCTTCACCTCGCGGCGCGACAAGTCGACCTGGCTGTGGACGCTCATGATCATGGTGCCCGACCACGTCACTCCCGAGATGTTCGCCGACGCGGTCCGCACCGTGCAGAAGAAGTCCGAGAAGAAGAAGGAACCGCTGCCGGCTCTGGCTTCGCTCCGGCTGGAGACCCTCGAGGAGGGGCTGTGCGCGCAGACCCTGCACGTGGGGGCGTTCGACGACGAGGGGCCGGTGCTCGCCGACGTGCATGACCGGTTCATCCCCGAGCACGGGCTGCGGATGCGCGCCCGGCACCACGAGATCTATCTGAGCGATCGGCGCCGGGTCGAACCGGCGAAGCTCCGCACGATTCTTCGCCAACCCGTGGAGCCTGTCGCGTGA
- a CDS encoding alpha/beta fold hydrolase: MTTHDRATAASTDVAPTDFDSELRRHNEVLRRASAIEFGEHVLDIGCGAGLTTREAANAAGMGRALGVDISAASISEALAAAGAAHIANIDFQRADAQTHRFAPDHFDVAISRFGTMFFDDPAAAFANIGTALRPGGRIVMIVWQARERNEWIVAIDRALETIGRPSAAASDRLDPFSLADPVAVSGILERAGFADISFTDVDEPVCYGEDVGAALDWILGFSYVQDMLSRMDAEAQERALGRIRELLTDHTHDDGVWLGSRAWIVRARRPAESGVREATGSQAHEEQLLPANGVTLCTQTFGDSAAPATLLISGAESSMDWWDDEFCELLADGGRYVVRYDTRDTGRSTTFPPGRPSYEGGALIDDALGVLDALGIDSAHLVGISMGGGIAQVLAVRHPDRVASLTLIASSSGAPGLPPMSSELAAQMGDGGEPDWSDRDAVIAYYTAGEHMLAGSIAVDEERMRRIVGRAWDRSPSIASGQNHWQLSGESTDTRLGEIAVPTLVLHGTEDPLFPFGHGEALARDIAGARLVPLAGMGHQMPPPPLWGAVIPAIVEIGSA, encoded by the coding sequence ATGACCACTCACGACCGTGCGACCGCCGCCTCGACCGATGTGGCGCCGACCGACTTCGACTCCGAACTGCGACGTCACAACGAGGTCTTGCGACGAGCATCCGCCATCGAGTTCGGCGAACACGTCCTCGACATCGGCTGCGGAGCGGGTCTCACGACGCGAGAGGCCGCGAACGCGGCCGGGATGGGTCGAGCCCTCGGCGTCGACATCTCCGCGGCATCGATCAGCGAAGCCCTCGCCGCTGCGGGCGCGGCCCACATCGCGAACATCGACTTCCAGCGGGCTGACGCGCAGACCCATCGGTTCGCCCCGGACCACTTCGACGTGGCGATCAGCCGATTCGGCACGATGTTCTTCGACGATCCGGCCGCCGCGTTCGCCAACATCGGAACCGCGCTGCGTCCCGGCGGCCGGATCGTGATGATCGTCTGGCAGGCCCGCGAGCGCAACGAGTGGATCGTCGCCATCGACCGTGCGCTCGAGACGATCGGGCGGCCGTCGGCCGCGGCATCCGATCGCCTCGATCCGTTCTCCCTCGCGGATCCCGTCGCGGTGAGCGGAATCCTCGAGCGCGCGGGTTTCGCCGACATCTCGTTCACCGACGTCGACGAGCCGGTCTGCTACGGCGAGGACGTCGGCGCGGCCCTCGACTGGATCCTCGGATTCTCTTATGTGCAGGACATGCTGAGCCGGATGGATGCCGAGGCTCAGGAGCGCGCGCTCGGCCGCATCCGGGAGCTGTTGACGGACCACACCCACGACGACGGCGTCTGGCTCGGCTCGCGGGCGTGGATCGTGAGGGCTCGCAGGCCCGCGGAGTCCGGCGTCCGCGAGGCGACCGGCTCGCAGGCGCACGAGGAACAGCTGCTCCCGGCGAACGGCGTCACGCTGTGCACACAGACCTTCGGTGATTCCGCCGCGCCGGCCACCCTGCTGATCAGCGGCGCCGAGTCGTCGATGGACTGGTGGGACGACGAGTTCTGCGAGCTCCTCGCCGACGGCGGACGGTATGTCGTGCGCTACGACACCCGCGACACGGGCCGATCCACGACCTTCCCGCCGGGCCGGCCGTCGTACGAGGGTGGAGCGCTGATCGACGACGCCCTCGGCGTGCTCGACGCGCTCGGCATCGACTCGGCACATCTGGTCGGCATCTCGATGGGCGGCGGGATCGCTCAGGTGCTGGCGGTGCGCCATCCCGATCGCGTCGCATCGCTGACCCTCATCGCCAGCAGCTCAGGCGCACCCGGCCTCCCGCCGATGAGCTCCGAACTCGCCGCGCAGATGGGCGACGGAGGGGAACCGGACTGGTCCGACCGCGACGCTGTCATCGCGTACTACACCGCGGGCGAACACATGCTGGCGGGCTCGATCGCGGTGGACGAGGAGCGGATGCGACGCATCGTCGGACGCGCGTGGGACCGCAGCCCCTCGATCGCCTCGGGGCAGAACCACTGGCAGCTCAGTGGCGAGTCCACGGACACCCGCCTCGGCGAGATCGCCGTGCCCACCCTCGTGCTGCACGGCACCGAGGACCCGCTGTTCCCGTTCGGCCACGGAGAGGCACTGGCCCGCGACATCGCCGGAGCGCGACTGGTGCCGCTCGCCGGCATGGGGCACCAAATGCCGCCGCCCCCGCTCTGGGGTGCGGTGATTCCTGCCATCGTCGAGATCGGCTCGGCCTGA
- a CDS encoding DUF1206 domain-containing protein, translating to MSSVKDAARAAKDSDGFRRVARIGFIVVGVIHIIIGCLAISLALGGGGDADQDGAMQQVHSNPVGGLLLAVIAAGLVALAVWQIATAFLAADSADTKKWGKRVKFFGISLSYLVIAGMAVIFAFGGRVHSEKASQTVSAVLLAAPAGVVLLVILGLTVSGVGIGFIASGITRGFEKLLDLPSGTTRGGIVTFGVIGYIGKGIAVTVTGVLFVVAAVTDDPDKSAGLDGALQSLLTLPYGPIVLCAVGAGLAVYGLFCIARSRYARM from the coding sequence ATGAGCTCCGTCAAAGACGCTGCGCGCGCCGCCAAGGATTCCGACGGTTTTCGTCGGGTCGCCCGCATCGGTTTCATCGTCGTCGGCGTGATCCACATCATCATCGGATGCCTGGCCATCTCGCTCGCGCTGGGCGGTGGCGGCGATGCCGATCAGGACGGAGCGATGCAGCAGGTGCACAGCAACCCGGTGGGCGGGCTGCTGCTCGCCGTGATCGCCGCCGGACTGGTCGCTCTCGCCGTCTGGCAGATCGCCACCGCCTTCCTGGCGGCCGACTCGGCCGACACCAAGAAGTGGGGCAAGCGGGTCAAGTTCTTCGGCATCTCGCTCAGCTATCTGGTCATCGCGGGCATGGCGGTCATCTTCGCCTTCGGAGGCCGGGTGCACTCCGAGAAGGCCTCGCAGACCGTGAGCGCGGTGCTGCTCGCCGCGCCTGCGGGTGTCGTGCTGCTCGTCATCCTCGGCCTCACGGTCAGCGGAGTCGGCATCGGATTCATCGCCAGCGGCATCACGCGCGGGTTCGAGAAGCTGCTCGACCTCCCGTCGGGGACCACTCGCGGCGGGATCGTGACGTTCGGCGTGATCGGCTACATCGGCAAGGGCATCGCCGTCACCGTGACCGGCGTGCTGTTCGTCGTGGCGGCCGTCACCGACGATCCCGACAAGTCGGCAGGGCTCGACGGGGCGCTGCAGAGTCTGCTGACACTGCCGTACGGCCCGATCGTCCTGTGCGCGGTGGGTGCGGGTCTCGCGGTCTACGGCCTCTTCTGCATCGCCCGGTCGCGGTACGCGCGGATGTGA
- a CDS encoding LysE family translocator — protein sequence MFSAETLATFVVAAFVMVVIPGPTVLFTIGRAMALGRLGGFLSIVGTAVGSIVLVVAVALGVGTVIAQSAVLFTIVKVLGAGYLVFLGIQAIRHRKDVARAMSDAPARRSGPRLLLEGFVVGVTNPKSIAFFLAILPQFVDLHAGSVPLQLFVLGAIVVMIGVSCDALWVLLASAARDWFGRSPRRIEAMGATGGGLMIALGAFLLVWSEKPASA from the coding sequence ATGTTCAGCGCCGAGACACTCGCCACGTTCGTCGTCGCTGCCTTCGTGATGGTCGTCATCCCCGGCCCGACCGTGCTGTTCACGATCGGGCGCGCGATGGCTCTCGGGCGTCTGGGCGGGTTCCTCAGCATCGTCGGCACGGCGGTCGGCTCGATCGTGCTGGTCGTCGCCGTCGCCCTCGGGGTCGGTACGGTCATCGCGCAGTCGGCGGTGCTGTTCACGATCGTCAAGGTGCTCGGTGCCGGCTACCTGGTGTTCCTCGGCATCCAGGCGATCCGGCATCGGAAGGACGTCGCTCGCGCCATGAGCGACGCTCCGGCCCGGCGCTCCGGACCGCGCCTGCTGCTCGAGGGTTTCGTCGTCGGGGTCACGAACCCGAAGTCGATCGCCTTCTTCCTCGCGATCCTTCCGCAGTTCGTCGACCTGCATGCGGGGTCGGTGCCGCTCCAGCTCTTCGTGCTCGGTGCGATCGTCGTGATGATCGGCGTCTCGTGCGACGCGCTCTGGGTGCTGCTCGCGAGCGCCGCCCGGGACTGGTTCGGGCGCTCGCCCCGCCGAATCGAGGCGATGGGTGCGACCGGAGGCGGGCTCATGATCGCGCTCGGAGCGTTCCTCCTGGTGTGGAGCGAGAAGCCCGCGAGCGCCTGA
- a CDS encoding LysR family transcriptional regulator, with translation MPEIELRHLAALIAVADEGSFGRAAIRLGYTQSTVSQQIAALERSVGGPVFDRPGGPKAVRITPLGTVVLGHGRELLARSASLTDAVERFHAGDGRIDIGTFQSLSNVVLPAVVRRLRAEFPDSDIRLSEEEPENPQIGGLDLLFYDGPVEGDVERVKLFDDPYRLVAAAGAFPAGPISLPQLDGQPMVAWPLTCDQPGMEQALARGGARPRVVFRSAVNDTLLSMVRAGLGAAVLPWLAISAASVPADDRLTVHELRPAVPPREIHLHWPARRSHSPLARRAIEISIEVAAEVA, from the coding sequence ATGCCCGAAATCGAACTTCGCCATCTTGCGGCGCTGATCGCCGTCGCCGACGAAGGATCGTTCGGGCGAGCCGCGATCCGACTCGGATACACCCAGTCGACGGTGAGCCAGCAGATCGCGGCGCTGGAGAGGTCGGTCGGCGGACCGGTCTTCGATCGGCCGGGCGGCCCCAAGGCGGTGCGGATCACACCGCTCGGCACGGTCGTCCTCGGTCATGGCCGCGAATTGCTGGCGCGGTCCGCCTCGTTGACCGACGCGGTCGAGCGCTTCCACGCCGGCGACGGCCGGATCGACATCGGCACGTTCCAGAGCCTCTCGAACGTCGTCCTGCCGGCGGTGGTGCGGCGGCTGCGGGCGGAGTTCCCCGACAGCGACATCCGGCTGTCGGAGGAGGAGCCGGAGAATCCGCAGATCGGCGGTCTCGACCTGCTCTTCTACGACGGTCCCGTCGAGGGCGACGTCGAGCGGGTGAAGCTCTTCGACGATCCCTACCGTCTGGTGGCGGCGGCCGGTGCCTTCCCCGCGGGGCCGATCTCGCTGCCGCAGCTCGACGGCCAGCCGATGGTGGCCTGGCCGCTCACCTGCGACCAGCCGGGGATGGAACAGGCGCTGGCCCGCGGCGGCGCCCGCCCGCGCGTGGTGTTCCGCAGCGCCGTGAACGACACCCTGCTGTCGATGGTGCGGGCAGGCCTCGGGGCAGCGGTCCTCCCCTGGCTCGCCATCAGCGCGGCCAGCGTCCCGGCCGACGACCGCCTCACCGTGCACGAGCTGCGACCGGCGGTGCCGCCCCGGGAGATCCACCTGCACTGGCCGGCACGGAGATCCCACTCCCCGCTCGCCCGACGGGCGATCGAGATCTCGATCGAGGTGGCCGCGGAGGTCGCCTGA